The Musa acuminata AAA Group cultivar baxijiao chromosome BXJ3-6, Cavendish_Baxijiao_AAA, whole genome shotgun sequence region GGCTCCTGCAAAACCGCGAACGCGACAAGTGAAGGAATCAGCGATCTGATCACCGCTTCGGGTGCTGATCGCGTCCGTCTGGTTTGGGTTAACATGAACCAGGCATGTGACGAACCTAACCATAATTTTGGAGTTTAGCGTGAGATTTGATTCGATAGAGTTGATTGGATTGAGCCTAAACTAAACCAAATCAAACTCGAATCAAATCATACTGCGCGAGGAGTAAGCTCACCGATGAATGCTTGCATCTCAGAAACGTCAAAACAATACCACGATAAAGAATTAGGGTCGCCAAAAGGAGCGGAATCTGAAGAGCCATCCCTCATCCCTTTCCAACTTCTTCCTCCGGATATGGCCATCGCTGGGGCCGCGAGGGCGATCGTATGCGACCTGGGCCAGCAGAGGAAGGATTCTCCGCTGCCACCGCCGGTGCTGAGGGTCCGTCTGGCGGAGCCATCGGCGGAGAGCGGAAAAATCCTGCTCCAGCCCCGGCTCTGCACGCTGAGATCGTACGGGACGCGTGAAGGCGGAGTGATGAAGAGAACGTCGGTGGGGGACGCGTCGTCCTTCTTCGCGTCCCTCGCCGACTATATCGAGAGCTCGCGCAAGAGCTACCACTTCGAGATCGTCTCCGGTCGCCTCGCCATGGTTACTCCTCAAACCTAGAATTTCCCTTTTTTATGCGAATATCTTTTATTTGAAATACCCGAATATCTTTCAATTATGAGTTTGCGTATACTACACTTTGGATCCATGCTTCGAAACCGTTGTAAACTTGGGAATCCCACAGTTGTTGAGAGCGGAGTCGATTGCGTCATAGTCCACTGAACGGCAAACGTAACACCTGTTCCCTTGATTATGTTGTGGTGGACACTGCGGCCTCCGGCTGAGCTGTTCTTTGTGGACTTTCCTGCTAGGTTGCGTTTGCGGCTGCAGTCTCCGTGGAGGTGGTAACGGGCAACTCCATCTTCAAGAAGCTGGACTTGCAGCAGATAGCCGAGGCCGCGGGGGTGTGCGTGGCGGTCGTGGCTTGTGCCGCCACCTTCGCTTGGTTCTCGAGTGCTCGGACCAGGATCGGTCAGATGATCACCCTGGGATGCAACAGCTTCGTCGACGCTCTCATCGACAACATCGTGGAAGCCCTGTTCTACGACAGCGAGCTGAGTGACTGGTCCGATGAGATATAGCTGTGTTAGTAGTGATTACAGATACGTACGTAAAAAGTACGTGATACCGGGGCAGTAAATAGCAAATTGCTCTGTTATGCACGCAGAAAGTCTGCAAGAGTTTGTAGCAAAGAGGATGCCACCATGGGGAAGTGGCGATACTGGGAGTATTAGCGTAGCAGATTACCACCGCGGAATTCTGGTGGTATTTGTAGCGAATCTTGTATAAAAATAGAAGAACGTCTAATAGCACAGATTAACAATATTGTACTTTCTTGAGCTTTGTGAGGAATCCTCTGCTATTGCCATTGGGAGACACGCTTAGCTCCTAGTGGAAATTGTATTCTCGTGATATTGAAGATCTTAAGAGTATGTTTATATGGATACAGGTTTGAAATGAATATTGGGTGAAACTGCAGTGCAATCGGATCAGAAAATGAAGTAaactagaaagaaagaaagaaatgagagaaattatgattgcaaGAATATACGGTTCTTTGTTCTTTTTCCCCATCTCTCTGACATCTCATATGGATAGATGCTCTCCAGCTTCACGTCCTTGACAGGGATTGCTTTTGGCCtttctaattttattttcttaagaATTGGGAAATCCTTTTACCTTCAGAAACAAAATTATTGTGAACAAAGTCGCCATAGGTCAATGGAAGCAATCAACGTTTCAGAACATATGTAGTCTATATTTTACTTGATTATAGAAAGAGGATGAAAAGTCAAAGGAAAAGTTGATTCCCACCCGATCCttctttgtttacaagatcaaaGTTCTTATGCTACAAGATCAATGGATTCCTTCAAAGTCGTCGATCCTTCTTTGTAAACCTTCATAAGGTTTGCATGGGATCATCGTTCCACAGTTCCAGTGAAAAGAGATACAGCCTCTAATCGAAGCTACCTGTCTTTTCTCTCTCCTGGATATCTCTTTGAGCTTTGTGTTTGGAGGAAGAAGGATCAGCTCTTTACTGAAATGTCGTTGATATTATCAACAGCCTTGAGATTGCTCGAGAAGACTTTAATGGGGAGCCAGCGTAAATTGAACGGTTTGGGGTGCAGGTGATCGAAGATGATCGCAACTATAGGCTACTCCACTCAAGATTCAGACCATCATCAGCACAGCCGAGAATATGTGGATCAAAGATGAGAACCTGAAACGGGACGTGAAGGAATTGCTGATGCAACTCAAGGACACCGCTTATGATGCCGATGACTTACTGCACGAGTTCCGGTACCAAATTCTGCGATGGTCCCGAGTCCCGACTACCAGCATACAGAGCTGGAGCTTATTGGTAGAAAGATCGTCGGCAAGTTGAAGGGCTGTCCACTTGCAGCAAAACCCCTCGGAATCTTTGTTGTCATCAGTCGTGAACGAAGACAAACAAGCTTTTGCCTGTGCTGCGGCTGAGCTATCAGTGCCTTGACAAGTGTTCAGCTTTTTGATCCGTGTTTCCCAAagatttctttctctttttatagACATGGGGCGATCCAGatctggacggcagaaggcttcatgagATTGCTGTCCCATTTGCGGCTGATACAAAGGCTCTTCCATCTGCGGCTGTCAATGTCGCACTTCTCTAAGTTTGCAGATTCTCGATACACAGATCCAAATCTTAAAACATCTTGATCTGACAAAAGAACGACAAGCACGAAATCAGTAGCTATTTTATCGGGCATCGGCTTCTGTGTTGTCTGTTTAATTCACATCGTTATCTTATCTCCTCTACCCAACAAGCGACTTGTGGGATTAGTCTACACGGTTCTTTCATTTTTATACTCGAACGAGATTAGTGATGAAAGGTTACCTCATCTCTTCGTCGCTCAGTAGCAGAATGAATTTGGTAGCGGAACTCGTCCAGCAAATCGCAAGCATCATAAGCGACGTCCTTGAATTGCATCAGAAATTACTCCAGGCTCCCTTTCATCTTCTCATCTTTGATCCACATATTTCCGGCTGTGCTGATGATGAGCTTCGTCTCGACAAAAAAGAAGTCCTTAGCGGGCGTAGATCAGATCCAACTCGTTGCTGTTCCCCATAGGACTGCATAATCGCAGGCCTTCTCAACCAGGCTCCCAACATCTCGACCACATCTCAGCGAAGGACTTATCCTTTCTCCAGCACAGAGGGGAAAGAGATCTCAATAAGAAGAGGCTTGCAGAGGCAAAAACTTCATCGCCACAGATCGCGGTAGGTAGCTTCAATTATTGGAGACTGGCCCTCTATTATTAGCTGTATCGTGCCAGTCTCCACATGCAAGACCTGTGCACACCGAAAATTCACAGACTTTTGGCACCCAGTGGAAATGATCTTTCTTGTTGCCAGTAGGGATTCTTGTGGGTTAATTAGCCTCGATCAATGGAGGACCGGAGAAGAAACAACAGCAAGTGACTCAGATGTAGGAAGGAGATTGTATCTTGTCTCCTATGGTAGATCATCCCTCTTCTCTCCTTTAGCGGATCATCATCCAATGCAAAGGCCTCTACAAGTACTTGAAGGTCCAAATCATCTCCTAGTCTTAATGGTCTGTGATAGAATAGAGAACGAagagtaaaggaaaaaaaaatacttcaatTAGTGTCATAtggtgtctatttatacatgatgaAAGAGAGGATTTTTTTCAATTGAGCAACGAGATTTTCTCGTGCAGTTggagaaatctctctgttatcatgcccccgcaagattgagctcctgtcaaggatgccgatcttggaccaaTACAACAAAAATAATTTGTGggttagaggcttcgtgagtgaaccTGTTAATTGATCAATCGTATgtacatgagagacacgaagttaaTGTTTAACAACTTGATCTTGCACGAAGTAAAAGTCAATGACAATATATTTCATTAGACAAAGAGTtactaaattatattaatattacattgacaatctaatatattttttatttattgatcTCATTGATATTTTTGGTTATCCCTTCCAATAGAATTAGATACATTTAAAGAAGGCAAACTGTCCAAAAGAGTGTTTACAACATCTCTTTTGTCCATCTGGTATGGAacctgataaagaaataagaattCTTACGAACGGATCCAAATCAAAATTAGACTTACAGTATTGAGCTTACGAATAGCAATTAGGAGAATGAACTGATGGAAGCAGTGCCGAGTCTACAGTGGCCATAATGTGCACATCATATCCGACTTTGACTTTGTTAACAGATGAAAGCGGCTGTCATCACTGCAGATAGCAATCGCAACAAAGAAGTCACGCGTGTTGGTCTTTGTGATTGAATTGCGACAGCAAAGGGCTGTTTTATCGTGATAGTTATCACTTACGGAAGGAGTGGACTATCTAAAAAACCTAAAGCTGCTTTGATCCATCCCATATGGCAAAATGTAGCTGCCTTTAAAgcttaattttgttttttttgcaTTGACAAATAATTAAAACTTTCTTTTTATGAACATAAAATCCTTAATCAGGATTAAACCTTCGCACTGAGTCTCTTCTTGCAGCTAATCCCTGCCACGCTATAGAAGCTAACTTGCAGTGACTCCTCATACGTCTTCAGAAATCTCCTATTCTGACACGCTTGTGCCGATGATCACAGACAGACCGACGGAGAATTAATGACCACAGTGACAACCACAATCACAGTGGTTGGAGGTTGGATTCATAAAGATGGGGGTTCTTTTCCTTTGTTTCGACAGAAAGGACAATGTGTGATCATCTCGTAATGTTAACTGCGTCCGATTCCAGTCCACTGGTAATACTGGAGTTGGCATACCACACAACGCCCCAAATCTCTATTCCACAAGTCGTGACATTTCGTGGTGGCTCAAAGGCCACTCCACGAGGATCCTTTAAAAACGTCCAGGATATTCATGTGCTTGTTGAATAAGACGGCGAAGACTGAAACAGCACCGGAAGAAGATGCGAGGCACGTTACAGGGAAGGGGTAGAACCGTAAAATAGCTGAAATAGTTGGATTGGGCGTCACACGGCTTTCGCACGGTGTTATTACCGTGTCGGCATCGGCTGCGACCCACCACCAACATGACCGTCGCCGACCCCGTTGGGCGCCGCCCGGGCCCGTTGCTGACCTGGCTCCCGCCTTCGTCATTACGTATGACTTCTACGCGCCATCTGAGGGTGGCATCTTTTTCTATGTTAGATTTGATCTCTTAATTTGTGCTTCGAGCCTCAGCCATGCTATCAAAAGTAGCATTCTCTTGTTCTTCCGCCTCTATAAAAGGTGTTGCTACCTCTTAATATCCATGTTCTGAAATATAAAGTTATCAGACaagaaaagagaggaggaggaggaggaggagatggggaaCTGTATCGACTTGCAGAAGCCAGTCACTTGGGTTGACGATGATGACTACTGGGGAGCCTTTGAGCACAAGGGCTCCGGATGTCGAGCAAAGCAGCAGGACGAAGCCAAGCTTTTCTTGGCACCCGCCGCGAAGGAGGAGGGAGAAGCCGGTTCTACTgagatcaagatcaagatcaagatcagCAAGAAGCGACTGGAGGCGCTGCTACGACGTGCCCAAGGCCAAGAACCGCCGCTTCAACAGCTTCTTGCCGATCTCATGAGCATGGGCGAGTCTTGGGAGCGCCATGATCGAGAAACGCACTGGAGGCCGAGTCTACAAAGCATACCGGAGGCACCCGAGTGAAATATTAGAGATGAACATGGTCTTGATGATGGTGCAGACTTGTGTTGCATGTACGTGTATAGTAAATCTAGATGAGATGCCATGCTTTCATCCCCAATTCACCGTTTTGGAGTAGTGTGTAGGCTGTAAGTTAGATGATGCACAAAAATAAAGAGGAGAAAGGGGCATGTCTGCttttatatatgttttgattCTCTTTGCCTCGATCTCTCGTAGTATCAAACTAAAGAAAGATCAAAAAGCATGCTTCGGAATTTGTCATTCAGTCTAATTTTCTGGTGACACTGCACAGTTTCACCATCCGGAAGAGTTGTTGGATGAAGCCAACTCCATGCTTTCTTGAAGGCTAAACTATTACTCTCGGGTTTCCTACTTTGCTGCTACGAAAATAGAGCTTTTGATTTGGAAATACAAAATCCAAGCAGGGATATATATGACTTGGATTTCTTGTTTctttaaactttaggaggagataGATAGATAAATAGATAGTACTTTTAAACATGTTAATGCTGTGTGGAACCATCCCTACGAAGTTGACTTTAGAATGTTGGAACTTTACCTACATGGAAAGGAATGAGTTAATAAGCAGATAATATATATTGTAGTATTATAACTAATAAATCGACATTATAATTAATTCATTGAAAGGGATTTGGaaagaattaaaaataaattaaatcaaaTCCTTTGTTAATTCATTGAGAAAGGttttgaaggaaaaaagaaaataaatcctTCGATTGAGATTCATTATGGTCCCACGTACAGAGATTTGTAGCCATTTGTCCAAAATTAAAAGCCAATGAAGTTATGCCACCCACACGCCAAACATtagaaatattaattaaaaaatgatGATCTCGGATGGCTTATGACAAATCTAAATAGAACTATATTTTCGCgagtaataaaaaatattaatctttgTATTGGTTATTATTGGAAGGATATGTATATATGGTCATTTTCACATGTATAGGAAGAGAAATGTTGGAatgttttgatatatatataagcattttTGTGTGTATAGGAAAAGAAATGAGATGGTCAATTGATTGACCAAATACGTTAAATACTCATATGATCATCTATTTTTTAAAGGGTGGAATGGCTCTCTCAATTAGACTTTTTTATATACTTTGATGTTAGAAGTATCTTTTATAATAGCTTGATATAGCTAATCGAATTAAATTTTTCGAAgaaaaaaatatgtatttattcttttatttctatttAGGCAATTTTGAACCTTAcatgatatataaaaaaaaaaacacaaactcAAAACAtggaatataaataaaattacgcTGCCATTGTTATATTATTACTTTTGGCAATGTGATACCCAACAAATTGTCCTAAGAAGCGGTACCAGAGGAGAGAGAATGATGAATGAGGAGGAGAGTACATTAGAAATGAACATTATGCCTTCAATGCAtactttaaatataaataaacatTTAATACTTTTTAATTGTATTTGACCTGAATGTTATATTGAAAATACTAAAATATTGATGCTATATTAGGATAATATTGACAATTAAGCATTAGCaagatattaatataaatttttaagattATAATATTGTCAAAATTATAAGATTGTCAAGataactttatctaaaattataagctTGTCAAAATAATTTAgcgagaaatcaatatgatttatatttttataaaataaaagtttatttatttatttataaaaattatcttatatttatttattgtatatttgggccatacaaattttttttataagattacatacatttatttatttacctattaatttaaataatatatatatatatatattcacttttgaataaatattaagaaTATTAGAAGGGTACACTTATCAAAATATTATTggacatttaaaatataattttaccaaataaaACTTACATCATTatagatttaaaatataattttcattattgtTTATCGAGCACTTAAAACATTTCACAATTGTTCAT contains the following coding sequences:
- the LOC135641522 gene encoding stress enhanced protein 2, chloroplastic-like, producing the protein MAIAGAARAIVCDLGQQRKDSPLPPPVLRVRLAEPSAESGKILLQPRLCTLRSYGTREGGVMKRTSVGDASSFFASLADYIESSRKSYHFEIVSGRLAMVAFAAAVSVEVVTGNSIFKKLDLQQIAEAAGVCVAVVACAATFAWFSSARTRIGQMITLGCNSFVDALIDNIVEALFYDSELSDWSDEI